Genomic DNA from Vagococcus luciliae:
GATTGATGTTGTTGAATAAATCAGATTTAGCAGATGTAAAAGAAACACAAAGATGGCATGATTATTTTGCTTCTCAAGGGATTCATTGTTTAGCTATTAATGCGAATCAAGGAAAAGGAATCAATAAAATTACACCAAAAGTTAAAGAAATTTTAGCAGAAAAAATTGCTAAACAAGCAGCTCGCGGGATGAAACCTAGACCAGTTCGTGCGATGTGCATTGGGATTCCTAATGTTGGGAAGTCAACGCTATTAAATCGCTTAGCGAATAAAAATATGGCGAAAACAGGTAATATGCCTGGAGTAACTAAAGGACAACAATGGTTAAAAACGGGAAAAGACTTAGAGTTGTTAGATACCCCAGGAATTTTGTGGCCAAAATTTGAAGATAAAGAGATTGGAAAAAAATTAGCCTTAACAGGTGCCATTAAAGATGCTTTATTACATATGGATGATTTAGCATTATATGGTTTAGAATTTTTTAATGAATTTTATCCTGAACAATTACAAGAGCGATATAAATTAACGGATGAAGACATGACGTTAAATCAAGTAGATAAATTGATGTTAATTACCAAAAAAAGAGGATTCCAAGAAGATTATGAGCGAGGTAGTGTCATGATCGTTCAAGAAATTCGAGATGGACGTTTGGGTAAGTACACACTAGATAGAGTTGAGGATATGCTTCATGAGTGAGACAATTCAATCTATCAAAGAAAAATTTTCTTTTGTTATC
This window encodes:
- the ylqF gene encoding ribosome biogenesis GTPase YlqF, whose protein sequence is MTIQWFPGHMAKARREVAEKLKLVDIVLEIVDARLPISSRNPMLDSLIQQKPRLMLLNKSDLADVKETQRWHDYFASQGIHCLAINANQGKGINKITPKVKEILAEKIAKQAARGMKPRPVRAMCIGIPNVGKSTLLNRLANKNMAKTGNMPGVTKGQQWLKTGKDLELLDTPGILWPKFEDKEIGKKLALTGAIKDALLHMDDLALYGLEFFNEFYPEQLQERYKLTDEDMTLNQVDKLMLITKKRGFQEDYERGSVMIVQEIRDGRLGKYTLDRVEDMLHE